One genomic window of Quercus lobata isolate SW786 chromosome 9, ValleyOak3.0 Primary Assembly, whole genome shotgun sequence includes the following:
- the LOC115960041 gene encoding uncharacterized protein LOC115960041, with product MAEATNTSSSSSVQDPALVEDISNPLFLHHAESPGAMLVSEPLIGENYHAWVRSMRKALVAKNKFGFVNGSITLSSPLIKTPAAVDAWIRCDNMVGSWLMKAVSPQIRVSITYRDTALEIWNDLRDTHSQGNGPRIFQLQKDIASMCQGDSSITNYFTQLKLFWDQLQNFRPTPTCSCGKCTCNLPQKIEDLRLQDSVMQFLMGLNESYSQIKGQILLMEPLPTVNKAYSLLIQEERQRNVGIGNPVHIESTTLAVKGSEANSNPNFPNFPAFFANSGVFGGKNSKGRDRPICTHCGKLGHVMEKCFKLHGFPPGFKPKGKNFRVNQVNVQDAYADDDHTSANFPFTQEQCQQFLTMLGTQMQAAHLNSGGKEVQFNMGNKEAHMANSVIKPNPSASSSSSGIDAFTMAGTFNHTCSNLRHSVFSAQITHRTAFGGNVWVIDTGATDHIVYSVNLLTDFTAVNCVVALPNGETALVTHIGSICISENLVLTNVLCVPSFSFNLLSVSQLTKKMHCCLIFLSAFCFIQDLNCWRTIGVGEVHDGLYLLQHSPSDTCAIPNQSQAIPSFHSIFNSVFHSIFSSNKSHVVNNVKVPFSVWHSRLGHPSDAKISVLKNVLPDLNSDSNKICEICPLAKHKRLPFPFHNHVSEFPFDLIHCDIWGPYVVPTVAGHKYFLTIVDDCTRSTWVYLMKSKSETRSLLQSFYTMIKNQFGKSIKVFRTDNGLEF from the coding sequence ATGGCGGAAGCAACGAatacttcatcttcttcctctgtgCAAGATCCTGCACTTGTAGAGGATATCTCAAATCCTCTGTTTCTTCATCACGCTGAAAGTCCTGGAGCCATGCTTGTATCCGAACCACTGATTGGTGAGAATTATCATGCTTGGGTTCGTTCAATGAGAAAAGCATTGGTTGCTAAGAATAAGTTTGGTTTTGTCAATGGTAGTATTACTCTCTCTTCGCCATTGATAAAAACTCCAGCAGCTGTTGATGCTTGGATTCGATGTGATAACATGGTAGGTTCTTGGTTGATGAAGGCTGTGTCACCTCAAATTCGAGTGAGCATCACCTACAGGGATACTGCTCTGGAAATCTGGAATGACCTCAGGGATACACATTCTCAAGGGAATGGACCTAGGATTTTCCAGCTTCAGAAAGATATAGCTTCAATGTGTCAAGGTGAttcttcaatcaccaactattTCACTCAATTGAAGCTTTTCTGGGATCAACTCCAGAATTTTAGGCCTACTCCTACCTGTTCTTGTGGAAAGTGTACATGCAATCTGCCTCAGAAAATTGAAGATCTTCGTCTTCAGGACTCAGTCATGCAATTTCTGATGGGACTCAACGAGTCATATTCTCAGATCAAAGGTCAGATCTTATTGATGGAGCCTTTGCCAACTGTCAACAAAGCTTATTCCTTATTGATTCAAGAAGAGAGGCAGAGGAATGTAGGGATTGGAAATCCTGTTCACATAGAGTCTACTACTCTTGCAGTGAAAGGATCTGAGGCTAATTCCAATCCTAATTTTCCTAATTTCCCTGCCTTCTTTGCTAATTCTGGTGTTTTTGGAGGAAAGAATTCCAAAGGCAGAGACAGACCTATATGCACTCACTGTGGGAAGCTTGGGCATGTCATGGAGAAATGCTTCAAACTTCATGGTTTCCCTCCAGGTTTTAAGCCTAAAGGCAAGAATTTTAGGGTGAATCAAGTAAATGTTCAAGATGCTTATGCAGATGATGATCATACCTCTGCTAATTTTCCTTTCACTCAAGAGCAATGTCAGCAATTTTTGACTATGTTGGGAACTCAAATGCAAGCTGCTCATCTTAATTCTGGTGGCAAGGAAGTTCAGTTCAATATGGGGAATAAGGAAGCACACATGGCTAACAGTGTGATCAAGCCTAATCCGTCtgcatcttcttcttccagTGGCATAGATGCTTTCACCATGGCAGGTACATTTAATCATACTTGTTCTAATTTGAGGCATTCAGTGTTTTCTGCCCAAATCACACATAGAACTGCTTTTGGTGGTAATGTTTGGGTTATTGATACTGGTGCAACAGACCATATAGTGTATTCTGTTAATCTGTTGACTGATTTTACTGCTGTTAATTGTGTGGTTGCTCTTCCTAATGGTGAAACTGCCTTGGTAACTCATATTGGTTCTATATGCATCTctgaaaatcttgttttaaCCAATGTGCTTTGTGTCCCATCTTTCTCCTTCAACCTATTATCAGTTAGCCAACTCACCAAGAAAATGCATTGTTGTCTCATTTTCTTGTCTGCCTTCTGTTTCATTCAGGACCTCAATTGCTGGAGGACGATTGGTGTGGGTGAAGTTCATGATGGGTTGTATCTCCTTCAACATAGCCCCTCTGATACTTGTGCCATTCCAAATCAGTCCCAGGCTATTCCAAGTTTTCATTCTATtttcaattctgtttttcattccatttttaGTTCCAATAAATCTCATGTTGTCAATAATGTGAAAGTTCCTTTTTCTGTATGGCATTCTAGACTTGGGCATCCCTCTGATGCTAAGAtttctgttttgaaaaatgtaCTTCCTGATCTCAATTCTGATTCTAATAAAATCTGTGAAATTTGTCCTCTAGCCAAGCATAAAAGACTTCCTTTTCCATTCCATAATCATGTCTCTGAATTTCCCTTTGATTTGATACATTGTGACATATGGGGACCCTATGTGGTACCTACTGTTGCAGGTCACAAATACTTTCTCACCATTGTTGATGATTGCACTAGATCAACTTGGGTGTATCTTATGAAATCCAAGTCAGAAACCAGGTCCTTATTACAGTCTTTTTATACCATGATTAAGAATCAATTTGGTAAGTCTATTAAAGTCTTTAGGACTGACAATGGACTTGAATTTTAA